Proteins from a genomic interval of Zingiber officinale cultivar Zhangliang chromosome 1B, Zo_v1.1, whole genome shotgun sequence:
- the LOC122045513 gene encoding AAA-ATPase At3g50940-like, whose protein sequence is MDWDWSSIASVFATLLFLRTAYREFLPPEFHRFVSFLLRGIMARFDNDDRIVIEEYDDNTCTTNELYGAAQTYLGDRCLDDASVVRLNKRCDSPLPAATLPDYHTTYDSFQGIPLHWNSVVFAQADGSGPSGRSSRHVDNHSLELTFHQRHRHTVRSLYIPHVLKEGKRIAIASRQRRLFTNRANIIYGDDHRNLWSPVPFSHPSTFDTLAIDPALRDNIRGDLLRFVDRRDYYARVGRPWKRGYLLHGPPGTGKTSLIAAIANLLEFDVYDLELTAVHSNTALRRLLASTTPKSVVVIEDADCSLDLTDRKKKKNQQDEKYAKAGEAEQEPTPASDGLGLSTISLSGLLNFVDGLWSSSVGERLMILTTNNPERLDPAMLRPGRMDRKIHLSYCGPAAFRVLARNYLEVGQEHPRMAEAEELLREVEMTPADVAEVFMRCDAEGEGADAAMGKAVMEMRRRKREGGAASAAVLHGECLG, encoded by the coding sequence ATGGATTGGGATTGGAGTTCCATAGCCTCTGTTTTCGCCACCCTCCTCTTCCTCAGGACGGCCTACCGCGAATTCCTACCGCCGGAGTTCCACCGCTTCGTCAGTTTCCTCTTGCGCGGCATCATGGCCCGCTTCGACAACGACGACAGGATCGTCATCGAGGAGTACGATGACAACACCTGCACCACCAACGAGCTCTACGGGGCCGCCCAGACCTACCTCGGCGACCGCTGCCTCGACGATGCCTCCGTCGTGCGCCTCAACAAGCGCTGCGATTCGCCCCTCCCCGCCGCCACCCTCCCCGACTATCACACCACCTACGACTCTTTCCAGGGCATCCCCCTCCATTGGAACTCCGTCGTCTTCGCACAAGCCGATGGCTCCGGCCCCTCAGGCCGGAGCTCCCGTCATGTCGACAACCACTCGCTCGAGCTCACTTTCCACCAACGCCACCGCCACACCGTCCGCTCACTCTACATCCCCCACGTCCTCAAGGAGGGGAAGCGCATTGCGATCGCCTCCCGCCAACGCCGCCTCTTCACCAACCGGGCTAACATTATTTATGGCGACGACCACCGCAATCTCTGGTCTCCGGTCCCCTTTTCCCACCCCTCCACCTTCGACACGCTCGCCATCGACCCCGCCCTCCGCGACAACATCAGGGGAGACCTCCTCCGCTTCGTAGACCGCCGCGACTACTACGCCCGCGTCGGCCGCCCCTGGAAGCGTGGCTACCTGCTCCACGGCCCGCCGGGAACGGGGAAGACCAGCCTCATCGCCGCCATCGCCAACCTGCTCGAGTTCGACGTGTACGACCTCGAGCTAACGGCCGTGCATTCCAACACCGCCCTCCGTCGCCTCCTCGCCTCCACCACCCCCAAGTCGGTCGTCGTGATCGAGGACGCCGACTGCTCGCTCGATTTGACCgatcgaaagaagaagaagaaccaacAGGACGAAAAATATGCCAAAGCAGGAGAGGCGGAGCAGGAACCGACGCCGGCGAGCGACGGTTTGGGGTTGTCGACAATCAGCCTCTCTGGCTTGCTTAACTTCGTGGACGGGCTCTGGTCGTCGAGCGTGGGGGAGCGGCTGATGATCCTCACCACGAACAACCCGGAGCGGCTGGACCCTGCGATGCTCCGGCCGGGGCGGATGGACCGGAAGATCCACCTCTCCTACTGCGGACCGGCGGCATTCCGTGTGCTGGCGAGGAACTACCTGGAGGTGGGGCAGGAGCACCCGCGGATGGCGGAGGCGGAGGAGCTGCTGAGAGAGGTGGAGATGACGCCTGCCGATGTCGCGGAGGTGTTCATGAGGTGCGACGCGGAGGGAGAGGGCGCCGACGCCGCGATGGGCAAGGCGGTGATGGAGATGCGGCGGCGCAAGCGAGAGGGCGGGGCCGCCTCAGCGGCGGTGTTACACGGAGAATGCCTAGGTTGA